The genomic DNA TACCGTCCTGCTGCCAGCGCTGTACAATCTCCAGCGCCCGGCGGTCAGAGGAGAGCATGGCGTTGCCGAGCGGCTGGTCATACTTGTCCAGTAAAAACAGTCCTTTACCCTGAGCCGATATCCCGACGCCTTTGATTTGTGCGCCGCCAATGTCGGCATTTTTAAGCAGCAGGGCGACGGTGGCGTGGCACTGCTGCCAGAGTTGGTGCATATCCCGCTCAGCGTGGCCTGCGTGTGGGCTGAGTGTGGCAACCGAGCGGCGCTCAATACAGACTTCCTGGCCCTGGCGGGTGTACAGACCGGCTTTTAGATACGTTCCGCCACAATCGATACCCAGCCAGAAGGGCTCTTTTTCACTCATCGTTGACTCTCTTGTCTTACGCCCTCTCTTCAGGAGAGGGCGGGGGGGATCAGGCTGCGTGCTTATGCGGATTCACGCCGGGGTTGGGTTCCGCTCCGGCATCGCATTTCGCCGGTAGCATCAGGGCGAGCAGCGAGGCCAGCGCCAGCGAAACCGCGAGGCAGTACACCCCGGCATCTTTGCTGTAGAGGGTGATCAGCACGCCCACCGCGTAAGGGCCGCAGAACCCACCGAGGTTACCCAGGGCGTTAATCACGCCGCGAGCGCCACCGGCCATCTCTGCGCTGAACAGGCGCGCCGGGATCGTCCAGAACACACCCGCAGCGGACTGCAGGAAGAAGCCACAGCCCACCAGCGCGGCATAGGCCAGCCAGATGTTCTCTTTCAACGCCACGGAGAGGAACATGCAGAGCGCGAAGCCAATCAGCGGCAGGGAGACGAACAGCTTGCGCTTGCCGGTACGGTCAGACAGTGAGGAGAACAGGAACATGCCCGCAATGGCGCCGACATAAGGCAGGATGGCGAGCATTCCCACCTGGCCGATGCTGGTATGCGTCAGCTCTTTGAGAATGGTCGGTAGCCAGAGGGTGTAACCGTAAATCCCGGTCTGGTAGAAGAAGTTCAGGGCAATCAGCTGCCACATGGTTTTGTCGGACAGAACAGCACTCAGCGAGGCATTTTTCACCGCTTTTCCGGCAATAGCCTGCTGTTCTGCGGCCAGCGTTTGTATCAGATAATTTTTCTCGGCCTCGGAGATCCAGCGAGCCTCCTGCGGGCGGTCGTAGACGGTGAACACCCAGAGCACCAGCACCACAATGGACATCAGCCCTTCAATGATGAACAGCCAGCGCCAGTCGAGTGCGGTGATAATCCAGCCCGACAGGGGCGCGGTGATGATCCCCGCAATGGGAACAAACATGATGACAATCGCATTGGCGCGGCCGCGTTCGGCGTCCGGGAACCAGTTACTGATCATCGTGAGCACCACAGGCAGCATCCCGCCTTCTGCCACACCGAGTAAGAAGCGCAGTGCCAGCAGTTGATACTGATTGGTCACAACGCCGGTCAGGACCGAAATCACCGCCCAGGCAACCAGTGACCAGCCAATAAACTTCTTACCGCTGCCATGCACGGCGATCTTGCCGCCGGGCACCTGCAGGAACAGATAACCGATAAAGAAGATCCCACCCGCCAGGCCTGCCATGGTGGCAGAGATACCTAACTCTTCATCCATACCGCCTGGCATCGCAAATGCAATATTCACGCGGTCCATATATGAAATAATACAGGCGATAAGAATAGGCGGAATGATTCTTAACCAGCGCTGGCGCGGAATATCCGCTTGTAGAGCATGAGTAGAAATATTCATATTTAATATCTCAGTGAATGTAACCGGAATAAGATTTTTATTGTTATTGCGTTGCTTTTTTCATTTCACTAATGCCGTCGCGCAAAATAGCGATACGATGGCTGACGTTAGCATTAGCATTTATTTCCAGTAATTTAATACCGGAGAATTTCAATGTTGCGGCGCTCGCCGCAGTAAAAAGTGCTTTTACCTGTTCGGTGGTCATTAAACTGTCGGTACAGAACGGGGAAAATGGCGCATGCAGATCCTGCCATTCGCCGTACGCTCCGCGAGCGGAGGTCCCGGAGAACATCAGTGCGCCCAGCTTCCCGGCCTCAAGTGCGGCTTTAACATGTTCAGGCGGCAGCGCGGTATTGCGTCCTTCGATAGCCGACCGCGCCCAGTTGATGCATACGCTGATATCCGTTTCTTTCACCACCTCAAGCACCTGCGCTAAGGGCAAAAACCCCTTGCGTGGCGCGGGGCCGGTCATTGCATCGCAGTGTTCAAGCACCAGGTCGCATGACCAGTCCCATGAGGTGATTTCGCGTACAGAACGGGAAAACGCAGCGGTAGCTTGTTCAACAGACGGGTTTCCCGCCTGCGGCGCGGCTTGCATCTCCAGAGCGATAATTTTGCCTGGAAAGCGAGTATTGATGGCATCAATCTTTCGCAGCAGATGGCGGTAATAGTCAACGCAGGCTTTGCGCTGTTCTTCATCGGCAGAGGCCAGGCCAAACGCGCCATTTGTGCCGCGGCGGCGCATGGTTTCCATCACCGCGGTAACCACCATTTGCCAGTCCCCCGGCGTATGGCGGAACAGCCATTCGTCACCCAACGGATGGAGATCCTCAAGACACGGTTGCTCCAGCCCGCGAATGTCTGGCGTGTCGGAAAGCGCTCGCCAGAAGTCCTGCTCTTCTTGTTCCCCTTGCTGATGAAACGAGGGTGCGCAGGGATACGCACCAATTATAAAACCGGTGTTAGTCATTTCGCATTCCCAATAGAGTTCAGAAAATTAATCTATTTCGCTGATTGCTACTTTCACCACAATTTTACGAATTGCCGATACCTTATTTTTAATACAGGCAGGACGGTGAACATCCTGCGGAAAAAATATGGCGTACGTGCCGGGCGTCATTTCTATAAATGATTCATTTTCGCTGCCGTGATAAAAAATAATATCCCGCTGTTCCAGCAGTGATTCGCTTATTTCGTTATTGCCGGTATCAATGGCGACACCGATTTTCTCTTCACCCCATGCCAGAAACTGTATGTCCAGATAGCGACGGTGCACTTCGGGACGGTTCTCATCCCACGTCCGGGTGGTGAGGTCGAGCACCTGAGCAAAAATGTTACGTCCGTCAATGTCCACCACGCCAGGTGCCAGCGCCGTGAAATCCGTGGTGCGCAGAAAATCGAGTGCTTTCTCTATCGCCCGCGGCAGGCGACACGGATTTGGCTGCGAAATATGTCCTAAAATCATGACCCACTCCTTACAGAGACTGGATTTTCGCCCACACGCTGTCGTCAATGGTGATGCCGTTGCGGCGGTTCTCTTCGAGCAGACGTGTGAATTCATGACCCGGCAGTCGAACCGCGACGTTTTCATCAGCCCGCTCGGCGTTGATGATAAAGTCCATGATGCGCTGCAGTTTGGCATCGCGGGTGGGTCCGTCGATCAAACGATCGACCTCGATGGCGATAAAGATTTGTGACACGCCATATTCGTCGCTGTTGTCCTGGGTCACTTCCGCAACGGAGGATCCGTTGGAGAGCAGGGTTGCGATCATGTCGAGGACGATGGATAAGCCCGATCCTTTCCAGTAGCCCATCGGCAGAATGCGGCGGTTTTTCTCGATCACACCAGGTTCTCTGGTGAGGTGCCCTTCATCATCAAAGCCCCCATCCACCGGCAACGTGCGTCCGGCCAGGCGATTCACTTCCAGCATGCCGTAGGAGAACATTGACATCGACATATCGACCATTGTGATCGGCGTAGACGGAATCGCCACGATCAGAGGGTTAGTGCCGATGCAGCACGCTTTTGAGCCCCAGGCTGGCATGACGGCAATGGAGTTAGTCCAGCAGATCCCGATGTACCCCTTCTCTGCGGCCTGCCAGCCGTAGCTGCCGCCGCGCATCCAGTGGTTGGCGTTTCGCAGTGCCACCAGGCCGATACCGTGGTCGGCGGCCAGTTCGGTGGCGCGATCCATCATCTTTTTCGCCGTCAGGTTGCCAATGGAACGTCGGGCATCCCACTGTTCGATGGCACCCAGCGAGGTCACCCGTGTTGGCTGGGCATCAGGAATGATGTCGCCGGCATCAAGCTGCTGAATGAAACGAGGGAAGCGGTTAACCCCGTGTGAATAGACGCCCGATTCCGTGGTGCGGGCAAACATCTCCGCGCAGGCGTCGGCGGTGTCCGCTTTTACGCCGCGATCGACCAGGACCCGCCTGAACGCCGCTTTTAACTCTTCAAAGGTCACTTTCATCCCTGTTCTCCTGTTTTTGTCGGGGCAAGTGCGAGTGCTTTTTTATCGCTAAATTTCACTATGCGAAATATGATTTCAAATATAGCGATCAAATTTTGCCAGATCAACGACATTCATGATTTTCAAAATCGATTAAAATCAACTGGTTGTGTTTTTTCTGTTGAGATCGTGAACTGAACCACACTTTGCGCTACCATCAGGACGCGATAAAAAGGAGCCATTGGATGAGCACGAAAGAGAGCGAAATGACGCAAGAAAAAGAGAGGCCAGCAGGTAGCCAGAGCTTGTTTCGCGGCCTGATGCTGATTGAGATCCTCAGCAACTACCCGAACGGGTGTCCGTTGGCCCATTTATCGGAACTGGCAGGGCTGAATAAAAGCACCGTGCACCGCTTACTGCAGGGATTACAGTCGTGCGGGTACGTTACCCCGGCGCCTGCGGCGGGCAGCTACCGCCTGACCACCAAATTTATCGCCGTCGGGCAAAAGGCGCTGTCGTCGCTGAATATCATTCACGTGGCGGCCCCGCACCTTGAGACGCTGAATATCGCCACCGGTGAGACGGTGAACTTCTCAAGCCGCGAGGACGATCACGCCATTCTGATTTATAAGCTGGAGCCCACAACCGGTATGCTGCGCACGCGTGCTTACATCGGTCAGCATATGCCGCTCTATTGTTCGGCGATGGGCAAAATCTACATGGCGTTTGGTCATCAGGACTATGTGGCGAGCTACTGGCAGAGCCATCAGGAGCAGATCCAGCCGCTCACCCGCAACACGATTACCGAACTGAGCGCGATGTATGACGAGCTGGCGGAAATCCGCGAGCACAGCATGGCGATGGATAAAGAAGAGAACGAGCTGGGCGTCTCCTGTCTTGCCGTACCGGTGTTTGATATTCATGGCCGCGTGCCGTACGCGATCTCCATTTCGCTCTCGACGTCCCGCATGAAGCAAATTGGTGAAAAAAACCTGCTGAAACCGCTGCGGGAAACGGCAGAGGCTATCTCAAAAGAGTTGGGTTTTAACGTGCGCGGAGCGTGACAGATGAACCGATTTATCCTGGCTGATACGGAAAAATGCATTGGCTGCCGTACCTGCGAAGTGGCCTGCGTGGTGTCGCATCAGGGAATGCTTTCTGCAGGCGCGTTTGCGCCCCGCATTCGGGTGGTCAAAGGCGGCGCATTCACTACGGCTGTGGGCTGCCATCAGTGTGAAGATGCCCCTTGTGCCACTGTTTGTCCGACACAGGCTATTCGCCACACCGCGGGTGCCTGGCGGGTGGAGCCGGCGCGCTGTATTGGCTGTAAAAGTTGTGTGGTAGCGTGCCCGTTTGGGGCGATGCAGGTTCAGCGAGTGGGGAACCGCGTTCAGGCGGTGAAATGTGATATGTGCGCAGATCGCGAGGCTGGACCCGCCTGTGTGGAGGCGTGCCCAACCCACGCGCTGCGCTGCGTTGACCCCGCCAGATTACGCACCGAACGGCTGCATAATCTGGCGTAACGCGTTACTGGCTATCTTCGCGCCAGGCGTACTCAATCTCTTCGGCGAGAATTTTCACGCCCGCTTCGATTTTCTCCGGATCGGGCACGTAGTTCATGCGCATGCACTGATGCGTATGCGGCCACGGCTTATCCAGACCCGGGAAGAAGTAATCACCCGGTACCATCAACACGCCGCGCTTTTTCAGGCGCTGGTAGAGAAGCTCGGTGGTGATCGGCAGATCCTTAAACCACAGCCACAGGAAAATTGCCCCTTCAGGTTTGTGGATCAGGCAGCGTTCTTCCGGTAAGTAGCGGCGAAGAATGGCGATCGTTTCCTGTACCCGCTGGTAATAGAACGGCTTGATAACCTCGTTCGACAGGCGCAGCAGGTCATTACGTTTGATCATTTCACACATCATCGCCGGGCCGATTCCCCCCGGGGAAAGGCTGATAATGCCGTTCATGTTGGTAATGGCGGTGATGATTTTTTCATTGGCGATGATGATCCCGCAACGGCTGCCCGGCAGACCCAGCTTGGAAAGGCTCATACACAGGACGATGTTCGGGTTCCACAGCGGACGTGCTTCGCTGAAGATGATCCCCGGGAACGGCACGCCATAAGCATTATCAATCACCAGCGGGATGTCGTGCTGATTCGCCAGCGCATCCAGCTTCATCAGTTCGTCGTCGGTGATGACGTTGCCCGTTGGGTTGGTTGGACGTGATACGCAGATCATGCCCGTCTCTTCACCAATATGCAGATGTTCAAAGTCGACATGATATTTGAACTGGCCTTCTGGCAGCAGCTCAATATTCGGGCGCGCCGAGACGAACAGATCCTCTTCGAGGCCGGAATCGGCATAGCCGATGTACTCTGGCGCCAGCGGGAACAGCACTTTTTTGGTGGTGCCGTCGGCGCGACGGCCTGCGAAAAGATTAAACAAGTAGAAAAATGCGCTCTGACTGCCGTTTGTCAGTGCAATATTCTGTGGTTCGATATCCCAACCCAGCTCTTTGCGCAGCATTTCAGCGAGCAGCGTCAGCAGTTCGGTTTTACCCTGCGGGCCGTCGTAGTTGCAAAGCGCATCGGTTGCTTTCCCGCTTTCCAGCATCTGAGCCAGCAGCGTCTGAAAATAGGTGTTCATCTCCGGGATTTGAGCCGGGTTTCCGCCGCCGAGCATGATGGCGCCTGGTGTGCGCAGCCCGTCGTTGAGGTCCTCCATCAGGCGAGTAATGCCTGAATGGCGGGTGAATTTGTCGCCGAAAAGTGAAAACGTCATAGCAGGTGATCTGTCGAGCTTATTTTGAAAGTGGGTAACCATAACGCTAGCACCGTGCTGGTGCAAATCGAGAGATGCGGTCGGGATTGTTGTTTTATGTGGCGGGAAGGTATTTAGGTAGTGGATTGTTCTGGTGAAATATCCCTCTCCCGGAGGGGGAGAGGGAACCGGTTGGCGTCGTTATTGATTACCCGCCCACACCACCATGACCTTATCGCCATTGTGCTCGCGAACGAAGCCGTAGCCTTCTTTCAGCGACAGCGTGGTTTGTTTGCCTTCACCTATTGCGGGATGACGGGCGCGGAACTGGCCCAGAACCTGCCAGTGGGCGACGGTTAAGGCCTGCTTGCCCGTCACGTCCTGCCAGTTCATATCCGAGCGGGTGCCCTGTAATGGATCAGACCCTGTCGGTCCGAATGGCCGCTCGGATTCATCGCCGTAGTAAATTTGTACGCTGCCCGGTGCGAGCAGGAGCAGCTCTGCGGCACGCTGGCCGCCTTCACGGAAAAGGCGTGTGTCATGCGACGAGAGATAGCTCAGGACATTGAAGCTTTGCAGTTTTTCCGCCATCTGCTGCCAGGTCAGGTCGATGTCCGCCAGACAACCGACCGCTTTTGCTGCCTGCTCCTGATAATCAAAGTTGATCATCGCGTCAAACCCGTGGCGGTAATAATCGCTTTGCATCACGCCGTGGCCCCATGACTCGCCGGTCATCCAGAACGGGGTATTGTCGAGTTTTTTGTCGGGGTTCGCGCCTTTCCAGGCTGCCAGCGCCTGGCTGGCCTGATCTTTCAACTGCTGCCAGGCCTCGAGTTCCACGTGTTTTGCCGTATCCACCCGGAAACCGTCAATGCCATAGTCACGTACCCACTGGCTGAGCCAGTGGGTCAGGTAATCACGCGGGGTGTAGCCCGAAATGGCCTTCGCGTGGGTATCAGGTTTATGTTGGTAGAAGTTGGGTAAACCGGAAGGGGTCGTCGACTCCGTTTTCAGGTCCGGCAGGAATGCCAGCGACAGGGTTAAATCGTCGAAGCCGGGATTGTCATAATCACCAATGTCGGTGCGGATCCACTTTTTACCCCACCATTTTTCCCAGGCGGCTTTGTCGCTGAAGTTGATGTAATCGTTGAAGCTGTGCCAGCTTTGGCCTGCTCCCGGCTTCCAGTCCGTCCAGTGCTCGCCCAGCGTTTTTTTCAGTTCTTCACCCTGCAGATAAAGGGCCCCGAACTGGAACGCCTGCATGTCTGCGAGCGTCGCGTAACCCGTGTGGTTCATGACGATATCAAACAAGATGCGGATCCCGCGTTTATGCGCTTCATCGACAAGGTGGCGTAAATCATCTTCGGTGCCCATGTTGGCATCAAGCGTGGTCCAGTCCTGGGTGTAGTAGCCATGATAGGCGTAGTGGGGGAAGTCACCTTTGGTGCCACCGCCAACCCAGCCGTGGATCTGCTCCAGCGGGGAGCTTATCCAGAGCGCATTCACGCCCAGCTGCTGTAAATAATCGAGCCGGGTTGTAAGCCCCTTGAGATCGCCACCGTGGAAGGTGCCGATCTCCTGCATGCCATCTTTGTGGCGTCCATAGCTGTTATCGTTAGAGGGATCGCCGTTGACAAAGCGGTCAGTCAGCACGAAATAGACGGTGGCGTTTTGCCAGCTAAAGGGCGCGGGTTTGTCGGTCTCAGCGCGTTCAAGCAGCAGCAGACCGTTGCTGTTGGCGGCGGGTTGCAGGGTGATTTTTCCATTCTGCACTGTTGCAGTCTTTTTGCTGTAGAAATCACGGACCACCGATCCTTCCGGGAAATCGTTGCCAACTTCAAGCGTCAGGGGCTTACCGTCCCACTTCGGACACTGGCGGGTAACGTTTGCAACCGACGGTTCCGCTGTGCTCTGAATAGTCAGCATCAGTGTAGGCGTACCGGAGCGGGTATCGACACGCATCTGATACTCGCCGTCGCGGAACAGTCGCCACTGCGGCGGCGTGCCGTCACATTTTTTAAGCGACAGCATCTCATTGAGTTTTATTGCATCCGTTGGCTGCCAGCACGTGTTGTCAAAACTCAGCGTAAGAGGGCGAGTACCCTTCGCAAGCTTTGCCTGGCTGGTGAATATCCCGGTACCTTCGGCGCTAAAGGTGTTGAAACCCGGTGATGACCAGTCAGCATGAGCCAGTGCGGGTAACATCAGAAAAGCTAATGCGGTGCGTTTCATTCCATTTTCCTGTCGCGGCATTTTTGACCAGTGTGCCATCAGGTGTGGGGTAAAAACTCATCCCCCGGGGCTTTCTGCAAGGATGACGCGTGAGGATGAGTGATCCCGCGCAAAATTAGGAAGTTATCTGCGAGTTCGCGCACAATTTTTCAGAATTGATGCTTATGTGAGCAGGTTTCAGGTGACATAGTTTCGGAATTGGACTATTTCTATACGTGCTCTTGCAGTCTATTTTTGTTATGATTTGAGATTCCGCTCTCAAATTTGTGAAAAAAATAAGGTGTTGGAATGTTTATATCCGACCAGGAGACCTAATGATATCGACTCCCATTCGACGATATGGGGCCGCGATACTCATGTTACTCACCATGGCATTTTCGGGTGAGGTGCTTGCGAAGACGCACACGGATACAACGAGTAAGAAAGCCCACGTAATAAAGACGACAAGTAGTAAGGTTAGCAGTAAACAAGAGTATTCTCGCAATAGTGCAAAGAGTAGTTCACTTCCTGATTTGCGAAAATACCCTTCCGGAACACCAAGGAAAAAAGCGTTTCTCCGGACGGTAATGCCTTACATCACAAGTCAAAACGCCGCGATTACTGCGGATCGTAACTGGTTGATTGCCAAACAGTACGACAGCCGTTGGTCGCCATCAGAACGCGCGCGCCTGAAAGATATCACCAAACGCTACAAGGTGAGCTGGAACGGTAACACGCGCCGTGTGCCGTGGAACTCTCTCTTAGAGCGTGTCGACATTATCCCGGGGAGCATGGTTGCGACCATGGCTGCAGCCGAAAGTGGCTGGGGTACCTCGAAACTGGCGCGTAATAACAACAACCTGTTTGGTATGAAATGTATCAAGGGTCGTTGTAACAATGCACCAGGTAAGGTGAAAGGTTATTCTCAGTTTGAATCAGTGAAAGATTCTGTGAATGCCTACGTGGTGAATCTGAACACGCATCCGGCCTACTCATCGTTCCGTAAATCGCGCGCTCAGCTGCGTAAAGCGGATCAGGAAGTGACGGCCAGCACGATGATCCACAAGCTGAAAGGTTATTCGACCAAGGGACAGAGCTATAACAACTATCTGTTCGCGATGTACCAGGATAACCAGCGCTTAATCGCCGCACATATGTAATTCAAAAAAACGCCTTCCATCGGAAGGCGTTTTCTTTTCTCTTTTTTCTACATCATCACTTCGCTGTGACGCTCCCGGTACTCTTTTGGCGTACTTTCATACTCCTTTCGGAACACGGAATAAAAATATTGCAGCGACGGGTAACCGCACATCTGTGAGATTTCGTTGATCGACAATGAGGTGGAGATCAGCAGGCTGCGTGCTTTCTCCAGTTTCTCGGCGTGGATGACCGCATGAATGGTTTCGCCCACTTCCTCTTTAAACCGCTTCTCCAGATTCGAACGGGAAATACCCACCGAGTCCAGCACCTGATCGACCTTAATCCCTTTGCAGGCGTTGTTGCGAATGTAGTGCATGGCCTGAATAACTGCCGGGTCGCTTAAGGAGCGGTAATCCGTTGAACGGCGTTCGACTACGCGAACTGGGGGAACCAGTAAGCGCTGAAGCGGCAACGCTTCTTTATCCAGCAGACGATGCAGTAACTTCGCCGCCTGATAGCCCATCTGCCGCGTACCCTGTGCCACGGACGAGAGCGCCACGCGAGAGAGGTAACGCGTCAGCTCCTCGTTATCGATGCCAATGACGCACAGTTTTTCCGGCACCGGAATGTGTAAATGTTCGCAGACCTGCAAGACGTGGCGGGCACGAGCATCCGTAACGGCAATGATGCCGGTTTGCGGCGGCAGAGTTTGCAGCCAGTCCGCCAGTCGGTTTTGCGCGTGCTGCCAGTTTTCCGGCGCGGTCTCCAGCCCCTGATAAACCACGCCGCGGTACTTCTCCTGCGCGACAAGCTGGCAGAAAGCATGTTCACGCTCAACTGCCCAGCGCTTGCCGCTGGTTGACGGTAAACCATAAAACGCGAAGCGATGGACGCCTTTCTCTTTCAAATGCAGGAAGGCGGTCTCAACCAGCGCATGGTTATCGGTGGCGATATAGTGGACCGGCGGATAGTGCTCGGGCGCATGGTAAGAGCCGCCGACGCCGACAATCGGAACGTCGACGTCAGTCAGCAATTGCTCAATGACGGGGTCGTCGTAGTCAGCGATGACCCCATCGCCCAGCCACTCTTTGATGTTTTCGAGACGGGTTCGGAAATCTTCTTCGATAAAAATATCCCACTCGGATTGCGACGCCTGCAAATATTCACCAACGCCCTCCACCACCTGACGGTCGTAGGCTTTGTTGGCATTGAATAACAACGTGATGCGGTGACGCTTTTCAAACATGGCTAACTTCCCAAATAAGTCACAATATTGTTATCAGGCTCGTCGCTTGGTTGCAGAGTCCATCCAGACTGCCAGCAAAAGAATGGCCCCCTTGACGATATACTGCCAAAACGTCGGGACGTCCATCATACTCATCCCGTTATCCAACGAAGCCATGATAAATGCCCCCATCACCGCGCCTGCCACGCTGCCGACACCGCCTGCGAGGCTGGTGCCGCCAATGACACAGGCGGCGATAGCATCCAGCTCGGCGATGTTCCCGGCCGAGGGAGAACCCGCCCCCAGACGCGAGCTGAGGATCAACCCGGCGATAGCAACCATCAGGCCGTTAATGGCGAAGACGGCGAGTTTGGTGCGCTCGACGTTGATCCCTGAAAGGCGAGCAGCCTCAAGGTTGCCGCCGATGGCATAAATACGGCGACCAAACGCGGTACGCGTGGCCATAAACATCCCGGCCAGCAGCAACAGTGCCAGCAGCAATACCGGCGTCGGGACACCGCGATAGTCGTTCAGAAGCCAGATTGCGCCCAGTACAATGACCGCAGTGAGTGCCTGACGACCGACTGTGGACGTTGACGCTGGCGATGCCAGACCCAACGCCTGACGGCGCATTCGTCCACGCCACTGCCAGGCCACAAACGCCAGCAACCCAATCACACCGAACGTAAAGCCGACGCTATCGGCGAGGTAGCTCTGACCAATTTGTGACATGGCTGCGCTGGTAGGGGAGACGGTGGTGCCGTTGGTAATGCCAATTAAGATCCCGCGGAAGGCCAGCATCCCCGCCAGCGTGACAATGAACGACGGGACTTTACGGTAGGCAACCCACCAGCCGTTCCAGGCGCCCAGCAGCAGGCCCAGCACCAGCGTAACCGCAATGGTCAGCGGCAGTGGCCAGCCAAGCCAGACGTCAAAAATGGCCGCCACGCCACCAAGCAGACCCATCATCGACCCCACCGA from Enterobacter ludwigii includes the following:
- the xylR gene encoding D-xylose utilization transcriptional activator XylR (D-xylose enhances binding of XylR to the xyl promoter and activates transcription.), whose protein sequence is MFEKRHRITLLFNANKAYDRQVVEGVGEYLQASQSEWDIFIEEDFRTRLENIKEWLGDGVIADYDDPVIEQLLTDVDVPIVGVGGSYHAPEHYPPVHYIATDNHALVETAFLHLKEKGVHRFAFYGLPSTSGKRWAVEREHAFCQLVAQEKYRGVVYQGLETAPENWQHAQNRLADWLQTLPPQTGIIAVTDARARHVLQVCEHLHIPVPEKLCVIGIDNEELTRYLSRVALSSVAQGTRQMGYQAAKLLHRLLDKEALPLQRLLVPPVRVVERRSTDYRSLSDPAVIQAMHYIRNNACKGIKVDQVLDSVGISRSNLEKRFKEEVGETIHAVIHAEKLEKARSLLISTSLSINEISQMCGYPSLQYFYSVFRKEYESTPKEYRERHSEVMM
- the xylH gene encoding xylose ABC transporter permease XylH, translated to MSKSNPSDIKVAVPTPGAFAGLKALNLQVFVMIAAIIAIMLFFTWMTDGSYLSARNVSNLLRQTAITGILAVGMVFVIISAEIDLSVGSMMGLLGGVAAIFDVWLGWPLPLTIAVTLVLGLLLGAWNGWWVAYRKVPSFIVTLAGMLAFRGILIGITNGTTVSPTSAAMSQIGQSYLADSVGFTFGVIGLLAFVAWQWRGRMRRQALGLASPASTSTVGRQALTAVIVLGAIWLLNDYRGVPTPVLLLALLLLAGMFMATRTAFGRRIYAIGGNLEAARLSGINVERTKLAVFAINGLMVAIAGLILSSRLGAGSPSAGNIAELDAIAACVIGGTSLAGGVGSVAGAVMGAFIMASLDNGMSMMDVPTFWQYIVKGAILLLAVWMDSATKRRA